From Streptomyces sp. NBC_00370, a single genomic window includes:
- a CDS encoding AurF N-oxygenase family protein, which translates to MTAVTERDVQLLRDALGPLRDREQVARRLLESSAKHSFDPDKELDWDAPIEDGKWFWPPELVSLYDTPLWRKMSQEQRMDLARHEAASLASLGIWFEIILMQLLVRHIYDKSVTSSHVRYALTEIADECRHSMMFARMIQKGGAPSYPVPRFHHNLARVLKTVSTTPGSFAATLLGEEILDWMQRLTFPDERVQTLVRGVTRVHVVEEARHVRYAREELRRQMVTAPRWEQEFTRLSSGQAARVFSVCFVNPQVYDNVGLDRREAVAQVRASGHRREVMQSGARKLTDFLDDIGVLRGPGRKLWRSSGLLA; encoded by the coding sequence ATGACAGCAGTGACCGAACGCGACGTGCAGCTGCTCCGCGACGCCCTGGGCCCGCTACGCGACCGCGAGCAGGTCGCCCGGCGGCTGCTCGAATCGTCGGCGAAGCACTCCTTCGACCCGGACAAGGAACTCGACTGGGACGCGCCGATCGAGGACGGCAAGTGGTTCTGGCCGCCCGAGCTGGTCTCCCTCTACGACACCCCGCTGTGGCGGAAGATGTCGCAGGAGCAGCGGATGGACCTGGCCAGGCACGAGGCGGCGTCGCTCGCCTCGCTCGGCATCTGGTTCGAGATCATCCTGATGCAGCTGCTGGTCCGGCACATCTACGACAAGTCGGTGACCAGCAGCCACGTCAGGTACGCGCTCACGGAGATAGCCGACGAGTGCCGGCACTCGATGATGTTCGCGCGGATGATCCAGAAGGGCGGCGCCCCGTCGTACCCCGTGCCGCGCTTCCACCACAATCTGGCGCGCGTCCTCAAGACCGTCTCCACCACGCCGGGTTCGTTCGCCGCGACCCTGCTCGGTGAGGAGATCCTCGACTGGATGCAGCGGCTGACCTTCCCCGACGAGCGGGTGCAGACGCTGGTGCGCGGAGTGACCCGGGTCCATGTCGTCGAGGAGGCCCGCCATGTCCGGTACGCCCGGGAGGAGCTGCGCCGCCAGATGGTGACGGCGCCGCGCTGGGAACAGGAGTTCACCCGGCTCAGCAGCGGCCAGGCGGCCCGGGTCTTCTCCGTCTGCTTCGTCAATCCGCAGGTGTACGACAACGTGGGGCTCGACCGCCGCGAGGCCGTCGCGCAGGTGCGGGCCAGCGGCCACCGGCGTGAGGTCATGCAGTCGGGCGCCAGGAAACTCACCGACTTCCTGGACGACATCGGGGTGCTGCGCGGCCCCGGACGCAAGCTGTGGCGCTCCTCAGGGCTGCTCGCCTGA
- a CDS encoding ferritin-like domain-containing protein, translating into MSTHDLYTDAPEESVWQVPAAGSARFQWDYDDGRDRLLALYQKGKDKQWDGARRIDWELEVDPYDPLGTPDEALNLYGTRYWAKMTDKDKGELRKHYTAWQFSQFLHGEQGAMVCAARIVESAPDLDAKFYSATQTMDEARHAEIYGRFLHEKVGMLYPINDNLQALLGDTLRDSRWDMPYLGMQVLIEGLALAAFGMIRDTTNKPLPKQILAYVMQDEARHVAFGRMALRDYYKQLTDAELREREEFVIEGCYLMRDRLRGVEVLENFGVPKAEAEEFSEQSEFLQLFRKLLFSRIVPCVKDIGLWGERLQKAYLDMGVFDLGDSNLDLLMTQDEEIAEQLDKERFAAEERERVAEVTDAIAEGGS; encoded by the coding sequence GTGTCGACGCACGACCTCTACACCGACGCCCCCGAAGAGTCCGTCTGGCAGGTCCCCGCCGCGGGCTCGGCCCGCTTCCAGTGGGACTACGACGACGGCCGTGACCGGCTCCTCGCCCTCTACCAGAAGGGCAAGGACAAGCAGTGGGACGGCGCCCGGCGCATCGACTGGGAGCTGGAGGTCGACCCGTACGACCCCCTCGGCACCCCCGACGAGGCGCTGAACCTCTACGGCACCCGCTACTGGGCCAAGATGACCGACAAGGACAAGGGCGAGCTGCGCAAGCACTACACCGCCTGGCAGTTCAGCCAGTTCCTGCACGGCGAACAGGGCGCGATGGTGTGCGCGGCGCGGATCGTCGAGTCGGCGCCCGACCTCGACGCGAAGTTCTACTCGGCCACCCAGACCATGGACGAGGCCAGGCACGCCGAGATCTACGGCCGGTTCCTGCACGAGAAGGTCGGGATGCTCTACCCGATCAACGACAACTTGCAGGCCCTGCTGGGCGACACACTGCGCGACTCCCGCTGGGACATGCCCTACCTCGGCATGCAGGTGCTCATCGAGGGCCTGGCGCTCGCCGCCTTCGGAATGATCCGCGACACCACCAACAAGCCGCTGCCGAAGCAGATCCTCGCGTACGTCATGCAGGACGAGGCCCGGCATGTCGCCTTCGGCCGGATGGCGCTGCGCGACTACTACAAGCAGCTCACCGACGCCGAACTGCGCGAGCGCGAGGAGTTCGTCATCGAGGGCTGCTACCTGATGCGTGACCGGCTGCGCGGGGTGGAGGTGCTGGAGAACTTCGGCGTGCCGAAGGCGGAGGCCGAGGAGTTCTCCGAACAGTCCGAGTTCCTCCAGCTGTTCAGGAAGCTGCTGTTCAGCCGGATCGTGCCGTGCGTCAAGGACATCGGCCTGTGGGGCGAGCGGCTGCAGAAGGCCTATCTGGACATGGGGGTCTTCGACCTCGGCGACTCGAACCTGGACCTGCTGATGACCCAGGACGAGGAGATAGCCGAACAGCTCGACAAGGAACGCTTCGCCGCCGAGGAGCGGGAGCGGGTCGCCGAGGTGACGGACGCGATAGCGGAGGGCGGGAGTTGA
- a CDS encoding ADP-ribosylglycohydrolase family protein — translation MPATSGFTPPPGSAAASRTAGRRSLEGLATGDAFGERWFPLFRAHATAVAEIAARRTPPEPHWPWTDDTAMALAILRILEERGAVDQDLLALHFALAFETDQARGYGHGMHLLLPALLHEPESWRTLAPRLFDGGSLGNGAAMRVAPLGAWFADDLGRVTEQATLSAEVTHAHPQGVAGAVAVAVAAALSARHELSLDAVTDATPPGAVRDGLARAAKLPPGTAPAEAAEVLGNGSRIRADDTVPFAVWTAARHSDDLTAALWATAEALGDVDTTCAITGGIVAARTGTDGLPREWLERREALRSA, via the coding sequence ATGCCTGCCACTTCGGGATTCACCCCGCCCCCCGGTTCGGCCGCCGCTTCCCGCACGGCCGGCCGCCGCAGCCTCGAAGGGCTGGCGACGGGCGACGCGTTCGGTGAGCGCTGGTTCCCGCTCTTCCGCGCGCACGCCACCGCCGTGGCGGAGATCGCGGCCCGGCGCACCCCGCCGGAGCCGCACTGGCCCTGGACGGACGACACGGCGATGGCCCTCGCGATCCTGCGGATCCTCGAAGAGCGCGGCGCCGTCGACCAGGACCTGCTGGCACTCCACTTCGCCCTCGCCTTCGAGACGGACCAGGCGCGCGGCTACGGCCACGGCATGCACCTGCTGCTGCCCGCCCTGCTGCACGAACCCGAGAGCTGGCGCACCCTCGCGCCGCGCCTGTTCGACGGCGGGAGCCTCGGCAACGGCGCCGCGATGCGGGTGGCGCCGCTGGGCGCGTGGTTCGCCGACGACCTCGGCCGGGTGACGGAGCAGGCCACGCTGTCCGCCGAGGTGACCCACGCCCACCCGCAGGGCGTCGCAGGCGCGGTGGCGGTCGCCGTCGCCGCCGCGCTGTCGGCCCGGCACGAACTGTCCCTGGACGCGGTCACGGACGCGACACCGCCGGGCGCGGTACGGGACGGCCTGGCCCGAGCGGCGAAGCTGCCGCCCGGCACGGCACCCGCCGAGGCCGCCGAGGTGCTGGGCAACGGCAGCCGCATCCGCGCCGACGACACGGTGCCCTTCGCCGTCTGGACGGCGGCCCGGCACAGCGACGACCTGACGGCCGCCCTGTGGGCGACGGCCGAGGCACTGGGGGACGTCGACACGACCTGCGCCATCACCGGCGGCATCGTGGCCGCGCGCACCGGGACGGACGGGCTGCCGCGGGAGTGGCTGGAGCGACGCGAAGCGCTGCGGTCCGCCTGA
- a CDS encoding penicillin-binding transpeptidase domain-containing protein encodes MLRHIRHAAVFCLLLLVALLVNAARVQVFEADAYDKNPANRRDIVARYAQPRGEILVGGVSVTGSRDTGQQLRFERTYTQGPLYAPVTGYASQTYGTTLIENAEDGVLSGTDPMLAPLPLWNETTHGRQPGGRVVTTVRPSMQRVAFSGLAGRRGAVAAIEPATGKILALVSSPSYDPTQLSGTGTAVTTAWSRLNGEITQPMLNRAIRQTYPPGSAFKIVTAAAALESGKVRDPSAPTGIGEPYVLPGTTTTLPNEAEGCDDASLDYAITWSCNSVMAGLGVKVGLSKMVDTVEKFGFNDTGIEIPSGVAASNFDTHMSDDQLALSSIGQFDTRATPLQMAMVAAAVANGGELRSPHLVDRTTASDGDVVSRTGGHTYDRPMNPGTAQRLRQMMVDVVANGTGTNAAIDGATVGGKTGTAQHGIGNSGTPYAWFIAWAQADDAAQPAVAVAVVVEDAKADRADISGGGDAAPIARAVMEEALR; translated from the coding sequence ATGCTCCGTCATATCCGGCACGCCGCCGTCTTCTGTCTGCTGCTGCTCGTCGCCCTGCTGGTCAACGCGGCCCGGGTGCAGGTGTTCGAGGCCGACGCGTACGACAAGAACCCCGCCAACCGCCGTGACATCGTGGCCCGTTACGCGCAGCCGCGCGGCGAGATCCTGGTCGGCGGCGTCTCCGTCACCGGGTCCAGGGACACCGGCCAGCAGTTGCGCTTCGAACGCACCTACACACAGGGGCCGTTGTACGCCCCGGTCACCGGCTACGCCTCGCAGACGTACGGCACGACGCTGATCGAGAACGCCGAGGACGGCGTGCTGTCCGGCACCGACCCGATGCTGGCCCCGCTGCCGCTGTGGAACGAGACCACGCACGGCCGGCAGCCCGGCGGCCGGGTCGTCACCACCGTACGGCCCTCGATGCAGCGGGTCGCCTTCAGCGGGCTCGCGGGCCGCAGGGGCGCCGTCGCCGCGATCGAGCCGGCGACCGGCAAGATCCTCGCGCTGGTCAGCAGCCCCTCGTACGACCCCACGCAGCTCTCCGGCACCGGCACGGCCGTCACGACCGCCTGGTCCCGGCTCAACGGCGAGATCACCCAGCCGATGCTCAACCGCGCGATCCGGCAGACCTATCCGCCCGGCTCGGCCTTCAAGATCGTCACCGCCGCCGCGGCGCTGGAGTCCGGGAAGGTGCGCGACCCCTCGGCCCCGACCGGCATCGGCGAGCCGTACGTCCTGCCCGGCACGACCACCACGCTGCCGAACGAGGCCGAGGGCTGCGACGACGCGTCGCTGGACTACGCGATCACCTGGTCCTGCAACTCGGTGATGGCCGGGCTCGGGGTGAAGGTGGGGCTGTCGAAGATGGTGGACACGGTCGAGAAGTTCGGCTTCAACGACACCGGTATCGAGATCCCCTCGGGCGTCGCCGCCTCCAACTTCGACACGCACATGAGCGACGACCAGCTGGCGCTGTCCTCGATCGGGCAGTTCGACACCCGCGCCACCCCGCTGCAGATGGCGATGGTCGCCGCCGCGGTCGCCAACGGCGGCGAATTGCGCTCCCCGCATCTGGTGGACCGTACGACGGCGTCGGACGGCGACGTCGTCTCCCGTACCGGCGGGCACACCTACGACCGGCCGATGAACCCGGGCACGGCCCAGCGGCTGCGGCAGATGATGGTCGACGTCGTGGCGAACGGTACGGGGACGAACGCGGCGATCGACGGCGCGACGGTCGGCGGCAAGACCGGCACGGCGCAGCACGGCATCGGCAACTCCGGTACGCCGTACGCCTGGTTCATCGCCTGGGCGCAGGCGGACGACGCGGCGCAGCCCGCGGTGGCGGTCGCCGTGGTGGTCGAGGACGCGAAGGCCGACCGGGCGGACATCAGTGGCGGCGGGGACGCGGCGCCGATCGCGCGGGCGGTGATGGAGGAGGCGCTGCGCTGA
- a CDS encoding FtsW/RodA/SpoVE family cell cycle protein yields MTAPTTVDTPPPELRIPKRRGVEFSLLVCAVLISVFGYAAVGLAKNDAVPPDAAGYGAGLGLLALLAHLAVRVRAPYADPLLLPIAVLLNGLGLVLIYRLDLETPHDQAAPTQLVWSTIGVALFVGVVLFVRDHRLLQRYAYVCVAAALILMIVPILFPAVNGAKIWIRVGGFSFQPGEFAKVLLAIFFAAYLAANSGALAYTGRTAWRLQLPTGRVLGPIVAIWLLSVIVLVLERDLGTSLLFFGLFVILLYVATGRLGWIAVGLLLAVVGAYAVGSFEPHVHGRVEDWLHPFASIDAGQGPGQLAQSLFAFAAGGMFGTGLGAGDSILIGFAAKSDFILATAGEELGLAGLTAIFLLYALLVARGFRAGLVLRDSFGRLLAVGLSSILALQVFVIAGGVMGLIPLTGMALPFLAQGGSSVVTNWIIVALLIRLSDSARRPAPAPVEPGVVEHAVPPGTGE; encoded by the coding sequence ATGACCGCACCGACGACGGTGGACACTCCCCCGCCCGAGCTACGCATCCCCAAGCGCCGGGGTGTCGAGTTCTCGCTCCTCGTCTGCGCCGTCCTCATCTCCGTCTTCGGCTACGCCGCCGTCGGTCTCGCGAAGAACGACGCCGTACCGCCGGACGCCGCCGGCTACGGCGCGGGGCTCGGCCTGCTCGCGCTGCTCGCGCATCTCGCCGTCCGGGTGCGCGCCCCGTACGCCGACCCGCTGCTGCTGCCCATCGCCGTGCTGCTGAACGGTCTCGGTCTGGTGCTGATCTACCGGCTCGACCTGGAGACCCCGCACGACCAGGCGGCCCCGACCCAGCTGGTCTGGTCGACGATCGGTGTCGCGCTGTTCGTCGGTGTCGTGCTCTTCGTACGCGACCACCGGCTGCTCCAGCGCTACGCGTACGTGTGCGTGGCGGCGGCGCTCATCCTGATGATCGTGCCGATCCTCTTCCCCGCGGTGAACGGGGCGAAGATCTGGATCAGGGTCGGCGGATTCTCCTTCCAGCCGGGCGAGTTCGCCAAGGTGCTGCTCGCGATCTTCTTCGCCGCCTATCTGGCCGCCAACAGCGGCGCGCTCGCCTACACGGGACGGACCGCCTGGCGCCTCCAGCTGCCGACCGGGCGAGTGCTCGGCCCGATCGTGGCGATCTGGCTGCTCAGCGTCATCGTCCTGGTGCTGGAGCGCGACCTGGGCACCTCGCTGCTCTTCTTCGGTCTGTTCGTGATCCTGCTGTACGTGGCGACGGGGCGGCTCGGCTGGATCGCGGTCGGGCTGCTGCTGGCCGTCGTGGGCGCGTACGCCGTCGGCTCGTTCGAACCCCATGTGCACGGCCGGGTGGAGGACTGGCTGCACCCGTTCGCCTCCATCGACGCCGGTCAAGGACCAGGACAGCTCGCCCAGTCGCTGTTCGCCTTCGCCGCCGGCGGGATGTTCGGCACGGGGCTCGGCGCCGGCGACTCGATCCTGATCGGCTTCGCCGCCAAGTCGGACTTCATCCTCGCGACCGCCGGCGAGGAGCTGGGCCTCGCCGGACTCACCGCGATCTTCCTGCTGTACGCGCTGCTCGTCGCACGCGGCTTCCGGGCCGGGCTCGTACTGCGCGACTCCTTCGGCCGGCTGCTGGCCGTGGGGCTCTCCTCGATCCTCGCCCTCCAGGTGTTCGTGATCGCGGGCGGGGTGATGGGGCTGATCCCGCTCACCGGCATGGCGCTGCCGTTCCTGGCCCAGGGCGGTTCGTCCGTCGTCACCAACTGGATCATCGTGGCGCTGCTCATCCGGCTCAGCGACTCGGCGCGCAGACCGGCGCCGGCCCCCGTGGAACCCGGGGTCGTCGAGCACGCCGTACCGCCGGGGACGGGTGAGTGA
- a CDS encoding SH3 domain-containing protein translates to MPLRSLGLSAAAIAAIAAATLTTAPAALAAPPAPSTASDSPAAVDTPSATSNRPVAREDSPATEHSSRSYLGKVTARTGLLLRDKPTRSSRVVRSEPYGALVHIFCRTRGGNVNGNTSWYLLTDGTWAWGSAAYIANIGAVPRWC, encoded by the coding sequence ATGCCCCTGCGTTCCCTCGGCCTCAGCGCCGCCGCAATCGCCGCCATTGCCGCAGCGACGCTCACCACCGCCCCCGCAGCGCTCGCCGCGCCGCCCGCGCCCTCCACGGCGTCGGACAGCCCGGCGGCCGTGGACACCCCCTCGGCCACGTCGAACAGGCCGGTGGCCCGCGAGGACAGCCCGGCGACGGAGCACAGCTCGCGCAGCTACCTCGGCAAGGTCACGGCCAGGACCGGGCTGCTGCTGCGTGACAAGCCGACCCGCAGCAGCCGTGTCGTACGCAGCGAGCCGTACGGCGCCCTCGTGCACATCTTCTGCCGCACGCGCGGTGGGAACGTGAACGGGAACACCAGCTGGTACCTGCTCACCGACGGCACCTGGGCGTGGGGTTCGGCGGCCTACATCGCCAACATCGGCGCCGTGCCGCGCTGGTGCTGA
- a CDS encoding zinc-ribbon domain-containing protein, with product MIIFGTRGYLYQLAILTLVCGRCGNPSAHTLRKRVTKFTLFFVPLFPVSTKYATQCTFCGAEQRIEKEQAEQLLAQVAPAAGPGAAPVTPGYGQQGYGPQGTGGQPQQNQQNPYQS from the coding sequence ATGATCATCTTCGGTACCAGGGGCTACCTCTACCAACTGGCCATATTGACGCTGGTGTGCGGTCGCTGCGGCAACCCCTCGGCGCACACCCTCAGGAAGCGGGTCACGAAGTTCACGCTGTTCTTCGTGCCGTTGTTCCCCGTCTCCACGAAGTACGCGACGCAGTGCACGTTCTGCGGCGCCGAACAGCGGATCGAGAAGGAGCAGGCCGAGCAGCTGCTGGCGCAGGTCGCCCCGGCGGCGGGACCCGGCGCCGCCCCGGTCACCCCGGGATACGGCCAGCAGGGGTACGGACCGCAGGGCACGGGCGGCCAGCCGCAGCAGAACCAGCAGAACCCCTACCAGAGCTGA
- a CDS encoding nuclease-related domain-containing protein yields MTRLRVTPAHHHGQDRLYVSLPDGTGVAWYDKSAGRVSLVYAARREAVLAALAPYLTGEVTVGPPPVPTPADLDRLSLHPDDDLAPNRPGESLQVQLDAMPSPGASLRLRLRQDARRGALLAQQFVGEQLDRLESAGWRVLHSVPLPGAASVDHLAIGPGGVLAIRTLPARKQRVRIDDPLVRTGRAEPLPQLRWARQAAERATLALAAAVGPVLVVAGAASLDVRPVPQDVRILHDTEVASLADLGGVLKPVDVEALYAAARDRHTWLRV; encoded by the coding sequence ATGACCCGACTTCGCGTCACACCGGCGCACCACCACGGTCAGGACCGGCTCTATGTGAGCCTGCCCGACGGCACCGGTGTCGCCTGGTACGACAAGAGCGCGGGCCGCGTCAGCCTCGTCTACGCGGCGCGCCGCGAAGCCGTACTGGCCGCGCTCGCGCCGTACCTCACCGGTGAGGTGACGGTAGGGCCGCCGCCCGTGCCCACCCCCGCCGACCTCGACCGGCTCTCGCTCCACCCCGACGACGACCTGGCGCCCAACCGGCCGGGGGAGTCCCTGCAGGTCCAGCTCGACGCGATGCCGTCGCCCGGCGCCTCGCTGCGGCTGCGGCTGCGGCAGGACGCGCGGCGCGGCGCGCTGCTGGCCCAGCAGTTCGTCGGCGAGCAGCTGGACCGGCTGGAGAGCGCGGGCTGGCGGGTGCTGCACTCCGTGCCGCTGCCCGGCGCCGCCTCCGTCGACCATCTCGCGATAGGACCCGGCGGGGTGCTGGCGATACGGACCCTGCCCGCGCGCAAGCAGCGGGTGCGGATCGACGACCCGCTGGTCAGGACGGGCCGCGCCGAGCCGCTGCCGCAGCTGCGCTGGGCCCGCCAGGCCGCCGAGCGGGCCACGCTCGCCCTGGCGGCCGCGGTCGGCCCGGTGCTGGTGGTGGCGGGCGCCGCCAGCCTCGACGTACGGCCCGTGCCGCAGGACGTGCGGATCCTGCACGACACGGAGGTCGCGTCGCTCGCCGACCTCGGCGGCGTACTGAAACCCGTGGACGTCGAGGCCCTGTACGCGGCGGCCCGCGACCGGCACACCTGGCTGCGGGTCTGA
- the ligD gene encoding non-homologous end-joining DNA ligase, protein MTPITEVEGRRLSLSNLEKVLYPATGTTKGEVLHYYARTAAPLLAHLAGRPISFLRYPDGPGGQHFFTKNPPPGTPDWVRVAEVPRSASQVASQVVVDDLATLMWAANLVVEFHTPQWRADAPAMADRLVLDLDPGAPAGVVECCGVALWLRERLAADGLAAYAKTSGSKGLHLLVPLVPAPSAEVSAYAKGLAVEAEAELPALVVHRMRRALRPGKVFVDHSQNAAAKTTAAPYTLRARDEPTVSAPVTWEEVEGCARAGAAGEALLVFTLHDMADRLDRHGELLAPLNDPGRAAPLP, encoded by the coding sequence ATGACGCCGATCACAGAGGTGGAGGGGCGGCGGCTGTCGCTCAGCAATCTGGAGAAGGTGCTGTACCCGGCGACCGGCACCACCAAGGGCGAGGTGCTGCACTACTACGCCCGTACGGCGGCCCCTCTGCTGGCCCATCTCGCCGGCCGGCCGATCTCGTTCCTGCGCTATCCGGACGGGCCAGGCGGCCAGCATTTCTTCACCAAGAACCCGCCGCCCGGTACGCCCGACTGGGTGCGGGTCGCCGAGGTGCCGCGGTCGGCGAGCCAGGTCGCCTCGCAGGTGGTGGTGGACGATCTGGCGACGCTGATGTGGGCGGCCAATCTCGTGGTGGAGTTCCACACCCCGCAGTGGCGCGCCGACGCGCCCGCCATGGCCGACCGGCTGGTCCTCGACCTGGACCCCGGGGCGCCGGCCGGTGTCGTGGAGTGCTGCGGGGTCGCGCTCTGGCTGCGCGAGCGGCTGGCCGCCGACGGGCTGGCCGCGTACGCGAAGACGTCCGGGTCGAAGGGGCTGCATCTGCTCGTGCCGCTGGTGCCCGCGCCGTCGGCCGAGGTCTCGGCGTACGCGAAGGGTCTCGCCGTGGAGGCGGAGGCGGAGCTGCCGGCGCTGGTGGTGCACCGGATGCGGCGGGCGCTGCGGCCGGGGAAGGTCTTCGTCGACCACAGCCAGAACGCGGCGGCGAAGACGACGGCGGCGCCCTACACGCTGCGGGCGAGGGACGAGCCGACCGTCTCCGCGCCGGTGACCTGGGAGGAGGTCGAGGGCTGCGCGCGGGCGGGAGCGGCGGGGGAAGCGCTGCTGGTCTTCACGCTGCACGACATGGCGGACCGGCTCGACCGGCACGGCGAGCTGCTGGCCCCGCTCAACGACCCCGGGCGGGCCGCACCCCTGCCGTGA
- the ku gene encoding non-homologous end joining protein Ku, whose protein sequence is MRSIWNGAISFGLVSIPIKLVNATENHSVSFRQFHKDDGGRIRYRKVCEIDQQEVSAADIGKGYEEADGTIIPITDEDLASLPLPTAKTIEIVAFVPSSSIDPLQMDTAYYISANGVPAAKPYTLLREALKRSNKVAIAKFALRGRERLGMLRVVDDVIAMHGLLWPDEIRQPEGVAPETDVTVRDAELDLADALMNTLGEVEISSLHDDYREAVEEMIAAKAEGQPVPEREPSGGGGQVIDLMAALENSVRAAKDARGDGAEAADAEVTHLKDRKPAEKSTAKKTAQKRTAESKAPDGKAGESGSAGKKTPAKKTAAKKTAKTAAKKTTAKKTTARKSAPSKRSSA, encoded by the coding sequence GTGCGATCCATATGGAACGGCGCGATCTCCTTCGGGCTGGTCAGCATCCCGATCAAGCTGGTGAACGCCACGGAGAACCACTCGGTCTCCTTCCGGCAGTTCCACAAGGACGACGGCGGCCGGATCCGCTACCGCAAGGTCTGCGAGATCGACCAGCAGGAAGTCTCGGCCGCCGACATCGGCAAGGGGTACGAGGAGGCCGACGGGACGATCATCCCGATCACCGACGAGGACCTGGCGTCGCTGCCGCTGCCGACGGCGAAGACGATCGAGATCGTCGCGTTCGTCCCCTCCTCGTCCATCGACCCGCTCCAGATGGACACGGCGTACTACATCTCGGCCAACGGCGTCCCCGCCGCCAAGCCGTACACCCTGCTGCGCGAGGCGCTGAAGCGCAGCAACAAGGTCGCCATCGCCAAGTTCGCCCTGCGGGGCCGCGAGCGGCTGGGCATGCTGCGGGTCGTCGACGACGTCATCGCCATGCACGGACTGCTCTGGCCCGACGAGATCCGGCAGCCGGAAGGCGTGGCGCCGGAGACCGACGTCACCGTACGGGACGCCGAACTCGACCTGGCCGACGCGCTGATGAACACCCTGGGCGAGGTCGAGATCTCGTCGCTGCACGACGACTACCGGGAGGCGGTCGAGGAGATGATCGCCGCCAAGGCGGAGGGCCAGCCCGTACCGGAACGTGAGCCGTCCGGCGGCGGCGGCCAGGTCATCGACCTGATGGCGGCGCTGGAGAACAGCGTGCGGGCGGCGAAGGACGCGCGCGGGGACGGCGCCGAGGCCGCGGACGCCGAGGTCACCCACCTCAAGGACCGCAAGCCGGCCGAGAAGAGCACGGCCAAGAAGACGGCGCAGAAGAGGACGGCGGAGAGCAAGGCGCCGGACGGCAAGGCCGGGGAGAGCGGGAGCGCCGGGAAGAAGACGCCGGCCAAGAAGACGGCCGCGAAGAAGACGGCGAAGACGGCCGCCAAGAAGACCACGGCGAAGAAGACCACCGCCCGGAAGTCGGCGCCGTCGAAGCGCAGCTCCGCCTGA